A portion of the Carya illinoinensis cultivar Pawnee chromosome 11, C.illinoinensisPawnee_v1, whole genome shotgun sequence genome contains these proteins:
- the LOC122280631 gene encoding uncharacterized protein LOC122280631 has product MPLAMSLFKTLISHHFHTLFKPQNPLHRSQVINSFLHKSLLCSSLFYSSKTYSPRFEDGIEPAEDNDQKENKKPLDVIFKEAVSERLGENAESSESESEEENKELKSRLRELEREVRRLKAKSSCKDDLKKKESKKSKRKSLYAVFTNQESYIERHAERIKEEPEVYKELSPDMEVFVNHLYKEGYFNNANFMRGNKLEFGCFESRYGRDFIKFAAEKFGKDNQEIAKWLSGSDLKKVALFGCPSLARKNIFAAKRLRKVFEIQENTVCTKCVLKQSCKFVNQSVWKGDTKNLNLAVVMRVITLYALESVPPELAVPNEIKVSVSKLLKEVLKLSQSIS; this is encoded by the exons ATGCCCTTGGCCATGTCTCTCTTCAAAACCCTTATTTCCCACCACTTCCACACCCTCTTCAAACCCCAAAACCCTCTTCACCGTTCTCAAGTAATCAATTCATTCTTACACAAATCTCTCTTATGTTCCTCACTATTTTACAGTTCCAAAACATATTCACCCCGATTCGAAGACGGGATTGAACCAGCAGAAGATAATGATcagaaagaaaacaagaaaccaTTGGATGTGATATTCAAAGAAGCCGTGAGTGAGAGATTGGGCGAAAATGCTGAAAGCAGCGAGAGTGAAAGTGAAGAAGAAAACAAGGAGCTGAAGAGCAGATTGAGGGAACTGGAGAGAGAGGTGAGAAGGTTGAAAGCGAAATCTAGTTGTAAAGATGATTTGAAAAAGAAGGAATCGAAGAAAAGTAAGCGCAAGAGTTTGTATGCAGTGTTTACGAATCAAGAGAGCTATATTGAAAGGCACGCGGAGAGGATAAAGGAAGAGCCGGAGGTTTATAAAGAGCTTTCACCGGATATGGAAGTGTTTGTGAATCATTTGTACAAGGAAGGGTACTTTAACAACGCAAATTTTATGCGAGGGAATAAGTTGGAATTTGGTTGTTTTGAGAGTAGGTATGGCCGGGATTTTATAAAGTTTGCTGCTGAGAAGTTTGGCAAGGACAATCAAGAAATTGCGAA ATGGTTGTCAGGAAGTGACTTGAAAAAGGTTGCCCTCTTTGGTTGCCCTTCCCTTGCAAGAAAGAATATTTTTGCTGCTAAAAGACTCAGAAAAGTTTTTGAAATTCAAGAAAACACA GTTTGCACTAAATGCGTCCTAAAGCAATCGTGCAAGTTTGTGAATCAAAGTGTGTGGAAAGGTGACACCAAGAATTTAAATTTGGCTGTTGTTATGAGGGTTATCACCTTGTATGCTTTGGAGTCGGTGCCCCCAGAGCTGGCAGTGCCCAATGAAATAAAGGTTTCTGTCAGTAAATTGCTGAAGGAGGTTTTGAAGCTAAGTCAGAGTATCTCATGA
- the LOC122280541 gene encoding BES1/BZR1 homolog protein 4-like isoform X1: MTSGSRQPTWKERENNKRRERRRRAIAAKIFAGLRMYGNYKLPKHCDNNEVLKALCNEAGWTVEPDGTTYRKGCKPVDRMEVIGGSAAASPCSSYQPSPCVSYNPSPGSSSFPSPASSSYAANPNADGSSLIPWLKNLSSASSSASSSKFPHLYIHSGSISAPVTPPLSSPTARTPRFKTDWDDQSARPGWGGQHYSFLPSSTPPSPGRQIIPDPEWFAGIRMPQGGPTSPTFSLVSSNPFGFKEDALAGSGSRMWTPGQSGTCSPAIAAGSDHTADIPMSEVISDEFAFGSNTTGLVKPWEGERIHEECGSDDLELTLGGSKTRCGDVNM; the protein is encoded by the exons atGACGTCGGGGAGTCGACAGCCGACGTGGAAGGAGAGGGAGAACAACAAGAGGAGGGAGAGGCGGCGGAGGGCTATAGCGGCGAAGATCTTCGCCGGGCTGAGAATGTATGGCAACTATAAGCTCCCTAAACACTGCGATAACAACGAGGTTCTCAAGGCCCTCTGCAACGAGGCCGGTTGGACCGTCGAACCCGACGGCACCACCTACCGTAAG GGATGCAAGCCTGTTGATCGCATGGAAGTGATTGGTGGATCTGCAGCAGCAAGCCCATGCTCATCTTATCAACCAAGTCCCTGTGTTTCATACAACCCAAGCCCAGGCTCCTCTTCTTTCCCAAGCCCAGCCTCCTCCTCCTATGCCGCTAATCCGAATGCTGATGGCAGTTCGCTGATCCCATGGCTCAAAAATCTCTCATCTGCATCATCTTCAGCCTCCTCTTCCAAGTTCCCCCATCTCTACATCCATAGCGGTTCAATTAGTGCTCCTGTCACCCCTCCATTGAGCTCCCCAACTGCTCGTACACCACGTTTCAAAACTGATTGGGACGACCAGTCTGCCCGTCCAGGCTGGGGTGGGCAGCATTACTCCTTCCTTCCATCTTCTACTCCGCCAAGCCCTGGACGTCAAATTATTCCTGATCCAGAATGGTTTGCTGGAATTCGAATGCCTCAGGGTGGGCCAACTTCTCCAACATTCAGCCTTgtctcttcaaacccatttgGCTTCAAGGAAGATGCTTTAGCTGGTAGTGGATCTCGCATGTGGACTCCTGGACAAAGTGGTACATGCTCACCTGCCATAGCAGCCGGCTCTGACCACACTGCTGACATTCCCATGTCTGAAGTGATTTCAGATGAGTTTGCATTCGGAAGCAACACAACAGGGCTAGTGAAGCCATGGGAAGGAGAGAGGATTCATGAAGAATGTGGATCCGATGATCTAGAGCTCACTCTGGGGGGCTCAAAGACCAGGTGTGGTGATGTGAACATGTGA
- the LOC122280541 gene encoding BES1/BZR1 homolog protein 4-like isoform X2 yields the protein MTSGSRQPTWKERENNKRRERRRRAIAAKIFAGLRMYGNYKLPKHCDNNEVLKALCNEAGWTVEPDGTTYRKGCKPVDRMEVIGGSAAASPCSSYQPSPCVSYNPSPGSSSFPSPASSSYAANPNADGSSLIPWLKNLSSASSSASSSKFPHLYIHSGSISAPVTPPLSSPTARTPRFKTDWDDQSARPGWGGQHYSFLPSSTPPSPGRQIIPDPEWFAGIRMPQGGPTSPTFSLVSSNPFGFKEDALAGSGSRMWTPGQSGTCSPAIAAGSDHTADIPMSEVISDEFAFGSNTTGLVKPWEGERIHEECGSDDLELTLGGSKTR from the exons atGACGTCGGGGAGTCGACAGCCGACGTGGAAGGAGAGGGAGAACAACAAGAGGAGGGAGAGGCGGCGGAGGGCTATAGCGGCGAAGATCTTCGCCGGGCTGAGAATGTATGGCAACTATAAGCTCCCTAAACACTGCGATAACAACGAGGTTCTCAAGGCCCTCTGCAACGAGGCCGGTTGGACCGTCGAACCCGACGGCACCACCTACCGTAAG GGATGCAAGCCTGTTGATCGCATGGAAGTGATTGGTGGATCTGCAGCAGCAAGCCCATGCTCATCTTATCAACCAAGTCCCTGTGTTTCATACAACCCAAGCCCAGGCTCCTCTTCTTTCCCAAGCCCAGCCTCCTCCTCCTATGCCGCTAATCCGAATGCTGATGGCAGTTCGCTGATCCCATGGCTCAAAAATCTCTCATCTGCATCATCTTCAGCCTCCTCTTCCAAGTTCCCCCATCTCTACATCCATAGCGGTTCAATTAGTGCTCCTGTCACCCCTCCATTGAGCTCCCCAACTGCTCGTACACCACGTTTCAAAACTGATTGGGACGACCAGTCTGCCCGTCCAGGCTGGGGTGGGCAGCATTACTCCTTCCTTCCATCTTCTACTCCGCCAAGCCCTGGACGTCAAATTATTCCTGATCCAGAATGGTTTGCTGGAATTCGAATGCCTCAGGGTGGGCCAACTTCTCCAACATTCAGCCTTgtctcttcaaacccatttgGCTTCAAGGAAGATGCTTTAGCTGGTAGTGGATCTCGCATGTGGACTCCTGGACAAAGTGGTACATGCTCACCTGCCATAGCAGCCGGCTCTGACCACACTGCTGACATTCCCATGTCTGAAGTGATTTCAGATGAGTTTGCATTCGGAAGCAACACAACAGGGCTAGTGAAGCCATGGGAAGGAGAGAGGATTCATGAAGAATGTGGATCCGATGATCTAGAGCTCACTCTGGGGGGCTCAAAGACCAG GTAG
- the LOC122280540 gene encoding uncharacterized protein LOC122280540 isoform X2, with the protein MEGYVQYPKIELEDCQPKVFSRLVSKEVEECREKNNLIRTGAFEQDERTRLGNCGSEAPKGAGGQNDMQDVSGAVHTKQGKFFYYDTPLSEETGTWIPVSAPRISDSEHEEWNGGSCMNGGYIPDEELGWNRFDGADKELTMWDVVTEMLVVARGKFFAIASGGVHGCKISRPSEHMLEQAWKEMAQTLTEANFGNMKEILEAEPPQWLADSSASSCMLCNVRFHPIMRSRHHCRFCGGIFCNSCSKGRCLLPTKFRTGNPERVCDVCFVRLESVQSYLIDRISRAAQLPTHDLTDLSTLRSWLNFPWGQSMEYEIFKATNTIEGYNKVGTLTPEKSIPDAIWKQARGLAILTVAKVGVVVTYNIGTGLVIARREDGSWSPPSAISSWGVGWGAQAGGEVTDFIIVLRNKSAVQTFSGNVHFSVGAGLSAAAGSIGRAAEADVRAGDGGYAACYTYSCSKGAFIGCSLEGSIVTTRSQENSRFYGNPSISAEDILLGSLPTPPAAAVLYQALSNLFEKFER; encoded by the exons ATGGAGGGTTACGTTCAATACCCTAAAATCGAACTCGAAGATTGCCAACCCAAAGTTTTTTCTCGGCTG GTTTCCAAGGAAGTCGAGGAATGCAGAGAAAAGAACAATTTGATACGAACGGGTGCTTTTGAACAAGATGAAAGAACACGGCTGGGAAATTGTGGAAGCGAAGCGCCTAAAGGGGCCGGTGGCCAAAATGATATGCAAGATGTTTCAGGTGCTGTCCATACGAAACAGggtaagtttttttattatgacACACCGCTTTCTGAAGAAACTGGGACTTGGATACCTGTCTCTGCTCCACGCATTTCTGACAGTGAGCATGAAGAATGGAATGGAGGTTCATGCATGAATGGGGGATATATCCCTGACGAGGAACTGGGATGGAATCGGTTTGATGGAGCAGATAAGGAGCTAACCATGTGGGATGTGGTTACTGAGATGTTAGTTGTGGCTCGAGGGAAATTTTTTGCCATTGCTTCAGGTGGTGTCCATGGATGTAAGATTTCTCGGCCGTCGGAGCATATGCTTGAGCAAGCTTGGAAAGAGATGGCTCAAACTCTAACAGAGGCTAATTTTGGTAACATGAAGGAAATTCTTGAAGCAGAGCCTCCACAGTGGCTGGCTGACAGCTCTGCCTCTTCTTGCATGCTGTGTAATGTGCGGTTTCATCCTATCATGCGCTCCAGGCACCACTGTCGTTTTTGTGGAGGGATATTCTGTAACTCGTGCTCTAAAGGAAGGTGCTTGTTGCCCACAAAGTTTCGTACTGGGAATCCAGAACGTGTCTGCGATGTATGCTTTGTGCGGCTTGAGTCTGTCCAATCATACTTGATTGACCGAATTAGTCGGGCTGCTCAGTTGCCAACCCATGATCTGACAGACCTCAGTACTTTGAGATCATGGCTAAATTTTCCATGGGGCCAATCTATggaatatgagatttttaaggCCACAAACACCATTGAGGGTTATAACAAG GTTGGCACTCTGACACCTGAAAAGTCCATACCGGATGCCATTTGGAAACAAGCAAGAGGCCTAGCAATCCTTACTGTTGCGAAGGTTGGTGTAGTGGTGACCTACAACATTGGAACTGGGCTAGTTATTGCTCGTAGGGAAGATGGATCTTGGTCTCCACCATCTGCCATTTCTTCCTGGGGTGTTGGTTGGGGAGCTCAG GCTGGAGGAGAAGTGACGGATTTCATCATTGTATTGAGAAATAAAAGTGCTGTCCAAACATTTAGTGGGAATGTGCATTTCTCAGTTGGAGCAGGTCTGAGTGCAGCTGCTGGCAGCATTGGACGGGCTGCTGAAGCTGATGTACGTGCTGGTGATGGTGGATATGCTGCTTGCTATACATATAGCTGTAGTAaag GTGCATTTATTGGGTGCTCACTTGAAGGTAGTATAGTCACGACCCGATCGCAAGAAAACTCTAGATTTTATGGTAACCCATCCATCAGTGCAGAAGATATACTTCTTGGGTCATTGCCTACACCTCCTGCTGCTGCTGTTCTTTATCAAGCACTTTCCAATCTATTTGAGAAGTTCGAAAGGTAA
- the LOC122280540 gene encoding uncharacterized protein LOC122280540 isoform X3, with amino-acid sequence MEGYVQYPKIELEDCQPKVFSRLVSKEVEECREKNNLIRTGAFEQDERTRLGNCGSEAPKGAGGQNDMQDVSGAVHTKQGKFFYYDTPLSEETGTWIPVSAPRISDSEHEEWNGGSCMNGGYIPDEELGWNRFDGADKELTMWDVVTEMLVVARGKFFAIASGGVHGCKISRPSEHMLEQAWKEMAQTLTEANFGNMKEILEAEPPQWLADSSASSCMLCNVRFHPIMRSRHHCRFCGGIFCNSCSKGRCLLPTKFRTGNPERVCDVCFVRLESVQSYLIDRISRAAQLPTHDLTDLSTLRSWLNFPWGQSMEYEIFKATNTIEGYNKAGGEVTDFIIVLRNKSAVQTFSGNVHFSVGAGLSAAAGSIGRAAEADVRAGDGGYAACYTYSCSKGAFIGCSLEGSIVTTRSQENSRFYGNPSISAEDILLGSLPTPPAAAVLYQALSNLFEKFER; translated from the exons ATGGAGGGTTACGTTCAATACCCTAAAATCGAACTCGAAGATTGCCAACCCAAAGTTTTTTCTCGGCTG GTTTCCAAGGAAGTCGAGGAATGCAGAGAAAAGAACAATTTGATACGAACGGGTGCTTTTGAACAAGATGAAAGAACACGGCTGGGAAATTGTGGAAGCGAAGCGCCTAAAGGGGCCGGTGGCCAAAATGATATGCAAGATGTTTCAGGTGCTGTCCATACGAAACAGggtaagtttttttattatgacACACCGCTTTCTGAAGAAACTGGGACTTGGATACCTGTCTCTGCTCCACGCATTTCTGACAGTGAGCATGAAGAATGGAATGGAGGTTCATGCATGAATGGGGGATATATCCCTGACGAGGAACTGGGATGGAATCGGTTTGATGGAGCAGATAAGGAGCTAACCATGTGGGATGTGGTTACTGAGATGTTAGTTGTGGCTCGAGGGAAATTTTTTGCCATTGCTTCAGGTGGTGTCCATGGATGTAAGATTTCTCGGCCGTCGGAGCATATGCTTGAGCAAGCTTGGAAAGAGATGGCTCAAACTCTAACAGAGGCTAATTTTGGTAACATGAAGGAAATTCTTGAAGCAGAGCCTCCACAGTGGCTGGCTGACAGCTCTGCCTCTTCTTGCATGCTGTGTAATGTGCGGTTTCATCCTATCATGCGCTCCAGGCACCACTGTCGTTTTTGTGGAGGGATATTCTGTAACTCGTGCTCTAAAGGAAGGTGCTTGTTGCCCACAAAGTTTCGTACTGGGAATCCAGAACGTGTCTGCGATGTATGCTTTGTGCGGCTTGAGTCTGTCCAATCATACTTGATTGACCGAATTAGTCGGGCTGCTCAGTTGCCAACCCATGATCTGACAGACCTCAGTACTTTGAGATCATGGCTAAATTTTCCATGGGGCCAATCTATggaatatgagatttttaaggCCACAAACACCATTGAGGGTTATAACAAG GCTGGAGGAGAAGTGACGGATTTCATCATTGTATTGAGAAATAAAAGTGCTGTCCAAACATTTAGTGGGAATGTGCATTTCTCAGTTGGAGCAGGTCTGAGTGCAGCTGCTGGCAGCATTGGACGGGCTGCTGAAGCTGATGTACGTGCTGGTGATGGTGGATATGCTGCTTGCTATACATATAGCTGTAGTAaag GTGCATTTATTGGGTGCTCACTTGAAGGTAGTATAGTCACGACCCGATCGCAAGAAAACTCTAGATTTTATGGTAACCCATCCATCAGTGCAGAAGATATACTTCTTGGGTCATTGCCTACACCTCCTGCTGCTGCTGTTCTTTATCAAGCACTTTCCAATCTATTTGAGAAGTTCGAAAGGTAA
- the LOC122280540 gene encoding uncharacterized protein LOC122280540 isoform X1, with protein sequence MEGYVQYPKIELEDCQPKVFSRLVSKEVEECREKNNLIRTGAFEQDERTRLGNCGSEAPKGAGGQNDMQDVSGAVHTKQGKFFYYDTPLSEETGTWIPVSAPRISDSEHEEWNGGSCMNGGYIPDEELGWNRFDGADKELTMWDVVTEMLVVARGKFFAIASGGVHGCKISRPSEHMLEQAWKEMAQTLTEANFGNMKEILEAEPPQWLADSSASSCMLCNVRFHPIMRSRHHCRFCGGIFCNSCSKGRCLLPTKFRTGNPERVCDVCFVRLESVQSYLIDRISRAAQLPTHDLTDLSTLRSWLNFPWGQSMEYEIFKATNTIEGYNKVGTLTPEKSIPDAIWKQARGLAILTVAKVGVVVTYNIGTGLVIARREDGSWSPPSAISSWGVGWGAQVEMLYPSNLTANLLVFLGICLINNAGGEVTDFIIVLRNKSAVQTFSGNVHFSVGAGLSAAAGSIGRAAEADVRAGDGGYAACYTYSCSKGAFIGCSLEGSIVTTRSQENSRFYGNPSISAEDILLGSLPTPPAAAVLYQALSNLFEKFER encoded by the exons ATGGAGGGTTACGTTCAATACCCTAAAATCGAACTCGAAGATTGCCAACCCAAAGTTTTTTCTCGGCTG GTTTCCAAGGAAGTCGAGGAATGCAGAGAAAAGAACAATTTGATACGAACGGGTGCTTTTGAACAAGATGAAAGAACACGGCTGGGAAATTGTGGAAGCGAAGCGCCTAAAGGGGCCGGTGGCCAAAATGATATGCAAGATGTTTCAGGTGCTGTCCATACGAAACAGggtaagtttttttattatgacACACCGCTTTCTGAAGAAACTGGGACTTGGATACCTGTCTCTGCTCCACGCATTTCTGACAGTGAGCATGAAGAATGGAATGGAGGTTCATGCATGAATGGGGGATATATCCCTGACGAGGAACTGGGATGGAATCGGTTTGATGGAGCAGATAAGGAGCTAACCATGTGGGATGTGGTTACTGAGATGTTAGTTGTGGCTCGAGGGAAATTTTTTGCCATTGCTTCAGGTGGTGTCCATGGATGTAAGATTTCTCGGCCGTCGGAGCATATGCTTGAGCAAGCTTGGAAAGAGATGGCTCAAACTCTAACAGAGGCTAATTTTGGTAACATGAAGGAAATTCTTGAAGCAGAGCCTCCACAGTGGCTGGCTGACAGCTCTGCCTCTTCTTGCATGCTGTGTAATGTGCGGTTTCATCCTATCATGCGCTCCAGGCACCACTGTCGTTTTTGTGGAGGGATATTCTGTAACTCGTGCTCTAAAGGAAGGTGCTTGTTGCCCACAAAGTTTCGTACTGGGAATCCAGAACGTGTCTGCGATGTATGCTTTGTGCGGCTTGAGTCTGTCCAATCATACTTGATTGACCGAATTAGTCGGGCTGCTCAGTTGCCAACCCATGATCTGACAGACCTCAGTACTTTGAGATCATGGCTAAATTTTCCATGGGGCCAATCTATggaatatgagatttttaaggCCACAAACACCATTGAGGGTTATAACAAG GTTGGCACTCTGACACCTGAAAAGTCCATACCGGATGCCATTTGGAAACAAGCAAGAGGCCTAGCAATCCTTACTGTTGCGAAGGTTGGTGTAGTGGTGACCTACAACATTGGAACTGGGCTAGTTATTGCTCGTAGGGAAGATGGATCTTGGTCTCCACCATCTGCCATTTCTTCCTGGGGTGTTGGTTGGGGAGCTCAGGTAGAAATGCTCTATCCATCAAATTTGACTGCTAATCTCCTAGTATTTCTTGGGATCTGCTTGATAAACAAT GCTGGAGGAGAAGTGACGGATTTCATCATTGTATTGAGAAATAAAAGTGCTGTCCAAACATTTAGTGGGAATGTGCATTTCTCAGTTGGAGCAGGTCTGAGTGCAGCTGCTGGCAGCATTGGACGGGCTGCTGAAGCTGATGTACGTGCTGGTGATGGTGGATATGCTGCTTGCTATACATATAGCTGTAGTAaag GTGCATTTATTGGGTGCTCACTTGAAGGTAGTATAGTCACGACCCGATCGCAAGAAAACTCTAGATTTTATGGTAACCCATCCATCAGTGCAGAAGATATACTTCTTGGGTCATTGCCTACACCTCCTGCTGCTGCTGTTCTTTATCAAGCACTTTCCAATCTATTTGAGAAGTTCGAAAGGTAA